TCGGGCCACCGGCCGCAGGACCACGAAAATGATCGCTGCGACGATGGCGGTGCGCACGATGAGCAGCAGGATCGTCTCAAGCAGCAGCCGCCGGCGGTTCTTGCGCAAGGCCCGCAGCAGAAAGGTCATCGCCGCCCAGCGGACGCGCGGCAATCGCTGCCGGATGAGAATATGGATCAGGACCGGAACGGCCACCAGCGGCAGCAGCCACAGCAGCTCGCTGTTGAGCAGCTTCATCGCCGGCCCTCCCGGATCTTGCCACGGGCGGTCAGGTACCGGACCAGCAGGCGATCGACCGGCTCGGCCGTGTTCACCAGCACGTAATCGGATCGCGTGCCGGCGCAGGCCATCTTCGTCTCAGCAACAAACTTCTGGATAATGTCCACGTAATCCGCCCGGATCTTATTCGGCTCGGCGACGGCCGCGGGCAACGATTCCATCCCCTCAAAGCGGATCCTGCCGCCGAAGTCGAAGCTTAGCTCCTGCGGGTCGAGCACGTGCATGACGACCACCTCGTGCCGCTGATGGCGAAGCCGCTGAATGACCCGCAGGATGCCGGCCGTGTCGTCCTCGCCGCCGGGAGAGCTGACATCGAGCAGATCCGAGATGATCACGACGATCCCGCGCCGGCCGATCATTTCCACCAGCACCGGCACCACCGTCTCAAGCCTGGTGCCCCGTTCCGGCCTGACGGTTTCCAGGCTTGATGCCACGACCCCGAGCGAGCCGAGCGAAGTTCGCGGA
Above is a genomic segment from Phycisphaerae bacterium containing:
- a CDS encoding DUF58 domain-containing protein, which codes for MAGRREERLTDRKYVVFDVLDHIASLEMRARDLVEGTMAGLQRSPYLGASSEFAQHRAYVPGDDTRHVDWKVYGRTERYYVRQFQEETNFVATFILDCSESMRYGSGKASKLDHACLLTASLSYLALRQSDAVSVALFDEDLIAFLPPRTSLGSLGVVASSLETVRPERGTRLETVVPVLVEMIGRRGIVVIISDLLDVSSPGGEDDTAGILRVIQRLRHQRHEVVVMHVLDPQELSFDFGGRIRFEGMESLPAAVAEPNKIRADYVDIIQKFVAETKMACAGTRSDYVLVNTAEPVDRLLVRYLTARGKIREGRR